The Lutra lutra chromosome 15, mLutLut1.2, whole genome shotgun sequence genome includes a region encoding these proteins:
- the SLAMF9 gene encoding SLAM family member 9, which yields MGALPRLLLLFLLVQTAEGCSGDDGDTEDVVAVLQESVRLPLEVPADEEVENIVWSSHVRLATVVPGKEGQPATIEVTNPRYKGRASFPDPGYSLHISNLSWEDSGPYQAQVNLRTSQISIVQRYHLRVYRRLSEPRVTVNFEISQEDGCNISLTCSVEKAGLDMTYTWLSREDGVDTVHESSALSTSWRPGDNAPSYTCRASNPVSSITSRPIPAGSFCSDPGCPSEKSTHPCVLTKGLLLLALLVVLAAGLWLTGAPTRGRTPRKRKLERNRLRLKKKEKPHPSLA from the exons ATGGGGGCCCTTCCGCGGCTTCTCCTCCTATTCTTGCTGGTCCAGACAG CGGAAGGGTGTTCTGGAGATGATGGGGATACAGAGGACGTCGTTGCGGTCCTTCAGGAGTCCGTCAGACTCCCCCTGGAAGTTCCAGCCGATGAAGAGGTTGAGAATATCGTCTGGTCCTCTCATGTAAGGCTTGCCACAGTGGTCCCTGGGAAAGAGGGGCAGCCGGCCACCATCGAGGTGACCAACCCTCGATACAAGGGCCGAGCGAGCTTTCCCGACCCCGGCTACTCCCTGCACATCAGCAATCTCAGCTGGGAGGACTCAGGGCCGTACCAGGCTCAGGTCAACCTGAGGACGTCGCAGATCTCCATTGTGCAGCGTTACCATCTACGTGTGTACC GCCGGCTGTCGGAGCCTCGTGTCACCGTGAACTTTGAGATCTCTCAGGAAGATGGCTGTAATATATCTCTGACCTGCTCTGTGGAGAAGGCAGGCCTGGACATGACCTACACCTGGCTATCCAGGGAGGATGGCGTGGACACAGTGCACGagagctctgccctcagcacatCCTGGCGGCCTGGGGACAATGCCCCCTCTTACACCTGCAGGGCCAGCAACCCCGTCAGCAGCATCACTTCCCGCCCCATCCCTGCCGGGTCCTTCTGTTCAG ATCCCGGCTGTCCTTCGGAGAAGTCCACTCACCCCTGCGTCTTGACCAAGGGGCTGCTGCTCCTCGCGCTCCTTGTGGTTCTGGCTGCGGGGCTGTGGCTCACTGGAGCCCCAACACGGGGCCGAACACCAAGGAAGAGGAAGCTcgagagaaacagactcagactgaaaaagaaggagaagccccaccccagcctggcctGA